The window ttaaaaaacaaaaacagaaattcaCTTGACTCCAGCAACATCCACAACATCATTCTGCTCTTTTACCTTcctgtgatggaattttccatcaattcctctcttattggtagaaaggtcagagtgtttgtcagagtgtccctctgttgacattattgggttggagtcctgtctagaggagccaccgttatctgtacagctgtgcctgtagtggagaccgtagagccagtcgctagggcaaccagggtcagagatgccagaggaacggagtaagtcataacatgataaggggtaagacactgagcaccggggaggaaggacagagttgtgaggccttcacgcagagagcatctattgtggagacctgtcaattctccttgatcaagcttcaataaaccttcttttgtaagacatcatcagctccggacctcttccttccaaagataacttgtgtatcaattattccatcacacttcctatttagggttaaaagaaaatcttaacttAGGCTTGTTAAAGgggctgtttgtaactttttacaggtataaatgtaccgggtcgggactcatgcgcgctcgcgtgtggccggagtctctgctcctcggCCTGCTTGCcgtcactcacacactgcatgtgcgttctcgctgtctcgctccatctctagacgtgcatgcgcgcacactacacactgcagaagagttagtttagctctgagaatatctagtgaatgtacagcggacgtttgtgcagaaataactgctgcagctcctccagatcaacagaggttttccgtgtcttgtgaagtgacggggctccgcagcgagaaacggtatcgtctctgaccgggtgccccggtgtctccctgcgggcgctgtcgggagacgataacgtttctcttcctgcttcagccctggcaccgacccgcttttcctgcttcagccccggaggctgaagcaggaaaagccaacactaggatcagcattgattcatggagagaccttcagaCGTGttttgcctcactgttttgaacgatGCTCATTCAtatctatttagagcgagcaagcgtgagcccgacgctgactttagttgatttaacggtcacaggtgtcgctgttaacaagcaattctgaaagttacaaatagtccctttaaactttatttttattgtccactgtagtggactacaggactatttcagtgtgaaaagacaaaaaaatgaacagattatggctgtagagtgatattaaaccaagaatacattcaaattgattaaacaaaaaaacacatgccatatcactggaaagcctaggatgtcctctttacaatacaccaggggttgatagggtaggtcaaaagagtaagaggatatgcatgtggacaaaatgtccactacagaggacacatgtcaatgggctgggtctcaggaggatataaTTCATCATCCAGTCACTCTCCATTAACCAGTAGTCCAACCTTTTGATGCATAAAAACAAAGCAATTTCTATGATGAGGCtctaaataaaacaggaaaaatgtATTCCTCATTGTGAAAACGGTGGTACAGTATAATTCAAGAGTGGAGACCAGTCAGAAAacaacagtttatttttgtttaaatcaaAGATAACAGAAATTGAGATAGTTGAAATCTACAAAAACAGCATTTCACAATGGTAGGATAtagtgacaataataataataagatgagaggaaaataaatctTCTGGGATCAGTTAATGGGTTAGTCAGTCTGCAGACATGTATGTCATTCAAAAACAAGTCCCCTGTATTAAAAATCCACAGCATGTTCAAATCCAACAGTCCAGtaaaggtgtaaaaaaaaaaaaaaaaacaagtcacagAACTTTTTGGGAAACTGAAAGCACACAtctaaaacttaaaaaaaaaaaagttctaatCTAGCCCGTGGAGCATTTCTCAAAGCACAAATCCTTCTCCGTCAATAAGTTAGTCCTTGCAGCCATTAGCCCCACTCTGATCTTAGTGTAACAAACGTATGCTGCAGAGTATGACTCCGTTTCTATATAAAGCCCTGAATTTCTGACTTTCCCCCAGTTTTCAAACCCCTTCCCTTccccatgtacagtatattatgtaaaCCCTTCCCTTGTCAAACTGACAATGTTGTCCTTATACACAGATCTTCAAGGCGCTGTGGAAATAGTGCAGCATAAACTCCTTCCAAGTGTGTGTAGCAGGACAACTCCTCCATGACGCCTTTACTTTGCTGCCTGCTGAGCCTGACGCCGCAGCAGGACATATATCTTCTCCTTGATCCAGTCTTTGTTGTATGGTTGGTATGTTTGAGTGTCGGCTCTGTAcctgtataaaatgtaaaaaatgtaattattatttttactggAAGTGATCAATATACATTCAATGCAATGTTgactttcattcaaatccattagCCAGAATCATACTTACACAAGACAGCTCAGATCTGCCAAGTCGTCAATAAAGTCAAACAACTGACTAATGTCGTAAGTGATGGAGGGACTGTTTGGATTCATCCTCTTAAGATGCTCTTCGTACATTTTGCAAACACCTGGAAGAGAGGGGCAGGATATGCTGAATAGAAAACTATTTCTAAAAGTGTGcatcaaaagaaaataactaAAACTGTACAGATAACAATAATCTTAATTTAGAGTATATAACAGCTTtcacaacaatgtaaaatggTTAATTCGAGACACTAAAGTAAATAAGAACACTACAGATTGCACTGAAAAGGGAGATAGACAGGAGAAACAAGAAAAGTTTAATAAAAGGAATACAATTatgaaattattaataaaatagtATAAGTTTAAAGGTACGATTGATAACTTGAGAAATCAGTGTCAAACTCTGCCATTTAttcgttttttccacactaactggcaacttgatcactGACGATACAGAGATACTACGTGATACCAAAGTCGTTATACTGtaggctcacaagccttgttagaagtgggaaccgaatgtcagatatcttccacagataaaaacaaaacattcattttggacccgtcaaatTATGATGAACTCAGTCGTAACATTTTTTTGAGGAAAAGACAAACTTTTATTCGTCAACTTTCTAAAAGCTcgatggatgtattatttttttttaaaatgattcatctacataaaaatttTATCAATATAACCTTTCAACTCCAGTTTATTGTGCATGCTGTGTCCAAACATGTTGCTGAACAGTACACTTTCAATAgccaaaaaattacaaaataaatgtaaaaacataaacacatggGCATTAAATGGCTTTCACGTCACCTTACACATATCCTAATCTGTAACtagttttaaatatgttttatctgaGAATTAAATAGATATTTAGTGATCTTATCCCCCTCAAACGATGACAGGGAGCCATTACTATGCTTAAAGCCAAATTATTTATCATCCTCACTGAGGGATatcaatgaaataaaaatgtaatggtGCTAACAGATTATGGTTTTTAGACTACACTCAATACAACAAAGAATTTAATGGTGAAAAAAAGCTATATTAAACCAGCTGAAGACTCACCTTCCATACATTCATTCACTGACTCATAGTCAGCATATGTGCGGCCCTCAGGTCTCTTGGTTGGCTGGACAAGCAAAATTGTGTGCGACTGAAAAGAtgattaataatattaaagacACACAATAATGccagatatatataatattaaatacacacaataatgccagatatatataatattaaatacacacaataatgctatatatatatatatatataatattaaatacacataataatgccagatatatatatataatattaaatacacacaataatgccagatatatataatattaaatacacacaataatgcc is drawn from Sebastes umbrosus isolate fSebUmb1 chromosome 18, fSebUmb1.pri, whole genome shotgun sequence and contains these coding sequences:
- the erh gene encoding enhancer of rudimentary homolog; translated protein: MSHTILLVQPTKRPEGRTYADYESVNECMEGVCKMYEEHLKRMNPNSPSITYDISQLFDFIDDLADLSCLVYRADTQTYQPYNKDWIKEKIYVLLRRQAQQAAK